Genomic DNA from Novipirellula galeiformis:
GCAGTTCGCCCGATGCGTCGATGTTGGATTGGGGAGTGGAGGGGCGGAATTGACCCACCGCATCAAATTGCTCTAATCCAAAACCGAGTTGATCCATCACCCGATGGCATGCGGCACACGCGGGATCCGCACGATGGATTTCGAGCTGTTCGCGGAACGATGCGTTTGCGTCAGCCGTTTTCGACTCTTCGAGCTCGGGAACGCCGACCGGCGGTTCTGGGGGAGGAGTGCCGAGGATGTTTTCAAGGATCCATTTCCCACGCTGTACCGGAGAGGTGCGATTGGGGTTACTCGTCAACGTCAATACACTCGCGTGGGACAGCACCCCACGGCGAGGCGTCGCGGTGAGTGAGACACGCTCGAATTGTTCCTTGCCGCTGTGTTCGACTTGGTAAAAACGAGCCAGTTGCGGATTGAGGAAGGTGTAGTCAGCGGTTAGCAATTCGTGAGCGGGACGGTTCTCGCGAACGAGATGCAGGAACAATCGTTCGGTTTCTTCGGACATCGCCGCGGCCAGTGACGAATCGTATTTGGGAAACAATTTCTCGTCGGCTTCATGCCCCGTTAGATTGCGAAGTCCAAGCCATTGAGCGGCGAACTCGGATCCCAACGATTTGGCACGATCATCCTTAAGCATGCGGCGAACATGATCGTCGATGACCTTGCCTTGCAACTTTCCTTGGTCGGCGTCACTCAGCAGCGCTTCGTCGGGCGTACTGCTCCACAAAAAGTAGGACAATCGAGTGGCAAGTTGGTGCTGCGTCAGCTTCGATTCAGGTGTTTTAGCTTGCTCCGATGCATCGGAGTTTTCTGGGGCTTGATCGCCGGGCGTTTCCACTCGAAACAAAAATCGCGGCGACATCAAGATCCCCGTAATCGCGATCTGTAATCCACGGTAGTAACTTTCGTCTCGCTCTGTCGCCACTTCGACCAGCGATGCGAATCGCTTAACCTCGTCGTCCGTCACCGGGCCGCGAAAGGCACGACGCATCAACGGTTTGAGACATTCGGCCGCCGCTTCGGTTACGTTTTTCCATTTCTTCTTGCCTCCATCATAGCTGGCTTCCTTACGAACGATCTTCAAGTGCGACGCGGGTAGTTCGTCTTTGCGTGAGCCATGGGGGCCATTGAATCGAAGTCGCCGGACTAAGTGAGGGTACTTTTCCTTCTCAAACTTGCCGCTCGGCTTCAATGTCGTTTTTTCGGCACGCTGTTTCGCAATGACTTCTTCGGTTAAGTCGTCGATGTGGGGTGATTTCGCTTCGCCTACAACGGCATCCTTGGCAACCACCTCGATCAGGAATCGGTTCAATCCCTTCTTAAGAACAAGGTTTGCTTTTTTGTTTTTGCTTCCGCCCCCAGTGCCGAAGTGGCCCAGTTCGTATTTCGTCAACAAGACGCCGTTGGTATCGAAAAGACCAAACGTAACGGGGGCCGCCTTTTCGTTGCTGGCCCCTCCATAGAACTGAACTGTGTACGTCCCATCAACGGGGATCTCGACTTCGGCCCAAGCGTATGCGTCTGGGCTCAGGAAACGACCAAAAAAGCTTCCGGTCTTCGCATCCCCTCGTACATGGAACTGGTCGCTGGCAATCTCAGCATTGAGTTTTGGTAGCGTCGCGGGGTCCACGATCACGCGTGCTGCGACCGACTCTGCGGCTGCGAAGTATTTCTCCATCAACAAAGGGGACAATGACAGTACGTCGCCGTTGTTGTCAAAGCCGCCACCGACCTCGTCCGATGGAAATGCATCGGAGGGGCGCAGGTCAATCTCAAACAAATCGCGAATCGTGTTGTTGTATTCGGACCGATTCAATCGGCGAGTGGTCGCGTTGCTGGGACGATGTTGCGAGTTGCATGCGACGCTGTAGAGGATCTGTTCGAGCGAATCGACTAATGCGGCCCGCTCCTGTTCGCTCGGTTGATCGGCATCGTCGGGGGGCATCGCGCCAAATCGGACGATTTCGAGTACCCGTTCCACCGAACCGAGGTCCGTGTCGATGGATTGGGCATCCTTGTAATACTTCAGATTCAAGCCAGCATCACCATCCTCGGAACCGTGGCAATCCAAACACAATCGCTCGATCAGCGGCCAACCGGTTTGTTGCCACTGTTCAAGGGAACGTTGAAGTTCGCGGTGCGCTGAGTCTTCCTCCGCTGACGCGCGCGGCGTCACCGAAAGGAAGGGCATCATGCTCAATAACAGCACGACGATGCGGCGTGGGATGGAGAAAGAATGCAAGGCACTTTGGGGGGCGTTGGGAAGGACTTCGCAAGCGACCCGCACGCTGGTGTCGGCGGGGCGTTGTGTCGGCGGGACGACGAGGGGGGCGGAAGGGATTGCCTTGGTCTCGGGAAACCAATGGCGATTCGCTTGAGGGAAGGGGGGAAAGTGTGGAGGGAGCGTTTTCAGGGACGCACTGCTAGTATTGTACGGGATTCGCAGCACGAATCCACCTTAATTCCCGGTGTTGGAGGGGCTGCCCCACGTTTGGAGCATTGTTTTGTTCATGGGTGGGGGGCGGTTTTTCAGGGGAAATTACCTTCGGAACTCCGCAGTCGGTCTCAGCTGATCAATCGCTTAGGGCGTCCTTGGTTGTCGACACAAGCGATCGTGGAGGTCGCTTCGACAACCAATTTGCCGTCACGCTCGATACGGTAGGCGTGGTACATCCGCACCTTTTTCGCCTCGATCAGTGTTGTCGTGATGGTTAGTAGATCGTCAAATTCGGCGGCGGCGAAATACTTTATATTCATTTCCGTCACAACCAGCATCCGTCCCGAATCTTCAAATTGTTTATAGCTGAGTCCCGCGGATCTCAGCATTTCAACCCGTCCTCGCTCGAAATAAGTCAAGTAGTTGGCGTGGTGGACACGTTTTTGTCCATCGGTTTCGTAATAACCAACCCGAAGTTCGAGTTGGTGATTTGAGCCGCTTTTAAGTAGATCCGCTTTCATTGAGGTTCCCGTTTATCGGTTTAATCGTTGGAATGGTGGTTAAATCGGAGTATTCGGCGAGCGCTCGCTGGCGATCCGAAAATTGGCAAAGATTGACCCTTGATGTGGTCGAAGCGTAAACTTCCCTTTGATTTTCTAACAGTATTTACGTAACAAGACGAGCTTACGATGAGCGCTGGCGATGGATCCGATTCAGTGACCGCATATCAGACCGCTCGCGGTCGAGATTTTCCGGCACTTCGTCAGTTCACGGTTTTTCTCGAAAATCGAGTGGGCCAACTGTTAGAGGTGGTCAAACGCTTCGAAGGGACGGGAATCCGAATTTGTGCCCTTTCGATCAGCGATGCTGCGGAATGTGCCTTCGTTCGCTTTCTCGTAAGTGATGCGGACCGCGGACGTGAAATTCTTGAACGCAGTGGTTTGGCGATTATCGAGACCGATCTGATCGGAGTCGAATTACCAGCCGGACCTCAGCCATTGCTACGCGTTTGTACGGCGCTGTTGCAAGCGGAGCTGAACATCATTCAAGCCTATCCGTTGTTTGTCCGCCCGCACGGCAAGCCGGCGGTAGCGATCATGGTCGAAAATATCGAATTTGCGATGAAAACGCTGCATGAAAAAGGCTTTCAGATCTTGACCGAAGGTGACTTGGACGACAATCCGATCAACGAACCCTAGCGTTCGGTTTTCAGTCCCCCTCCCCCCAGCGAAATTGCTGCGTTCGTAGGCTGGACCACAGCGCAGGGGGAGTTACGGCAAGGTGACGAGAACTCAACCGCCGCAACCCAACCGTCACAGGGGGCAAGTAGCCGGGTCAAGTCGTGAAGCGTGATTTGGTCTCGGGCTACGTCTCTTCGGTCGTTTCCGTTTCGGGCGGATAGCGTTTAAGCCATTCACGCAATGTTCCTCGGTGCATGCCCAGCATCTCCGCCGCGG
This window encodes:
- a CDS encoding DUF1592 domain-containing protein, which produces MHSFSIPRRIVVLLLSMMPFLSVTPRASAEEDSAHRELQRSLEQWQQTGWPLIERLCLDCHGSEDGDAGLNLKYYKDAQSIDTDLGSVERVLEIVRFGAMPPDDADQPSEQERAALVDSLEQILYSVACNSQHRPSNATTRRLNRSEYNNTIRDLFEIDLRPSDAFPSDEVGGGFDNNGDVLSLSPLLMEKYFAAAESVAARVIVDPATLPKLNAEIASDQFHVRGDAKTGSFFGRFLSPDAYAWAEVEIPVDGTYTVQFYGGASNEKAAPVTFGLFDTNGVLLTKYELGHFGTGGGSKNKKANLVLKKGLNRFLIEVVAKDAVVGEAKSPHIDDLTEEVIAKQRAEKTTLKPSGKFEKEKYPHLVRRLRFNGPHGSRKDELPASHLKIVRKEASYDGGKKKWKNVTEAAAECLKPLMRRAFRGPVTDDEVKRFASLVEVATERDESYYRGLQIAITGILMSPRFLFRVETPGDQAPENSDASEQAKTPESKLTQHQLATRLSYFLWSSTPDEALLSDADQGKLQGKVIDDHVRRMLKDDRAKSLGSEFAAQWLGLRNLTGHEADEKLFPKYDSSLAAAMSEETERLFLHLVRENRPAHELLTADYTFLNPQLARFYQVEHSGKEQFERVSLTATPRRGVLSHASVLTLTSNPNRTSPVQRGKWILENILGTPPPEPPVGVPELEESKTADANASFREQLEIHRADPACAACHRVMDQLGFGLEQFDAVGQFRPSTPQSNIDASGELPGGRRFSGAAELAEVLGNSEKDVFARTTIRRLLTFSLGRELSPTDRCVIESIANTTATDGYRFTDVILEVVRSRPFQNQLRSN
- a CDS encoding acyl-CoA thioesterase, which codes for MKADLLKSGSNHQLELRVGYYETDGQKRVHHANYLTYFERGRVEMLRSAGLSYKQFEDSGRMLVVTEMNIKYFAAAEFDDLLTITTTLIEAKKVRMYHAYRIERDGKLVVEATSTIACVDNQGRPKRLIS
- a CDS encoding acetolactate synthase → MSAGDGSDSVTAYQTARGRDFPALRQFTVFLENRVGQLLEVVKRFEGTGIRICALSISDAAECAFVRFLVSDADRGREILERSGLAIIETDLIGVELPAGPQPLLRVCTALLQAELNIIQAYPLFVRPHGKPAVAIMVENIEFAMKTLHEKGFQILTEGDLDDNPINEP